A genomic window from Candidatus Kouleothrix ribensis includes:
- a CDS encoding AraC family transcriptional regulator, whose protein sequence is MTQKTQTPFVTVRAVQPVVAGLDALGYETDTIFANVTISRDVLDNADGGIPHTAMMAFWQEALAVTGDDYLGLHLAEAAPMKSFGVHAYALQSSPTLREAYRRACRYQRLIHEATDLTFDEGADEGVLQHTLPDGRSVPRHPAEFLVTLWVRFGRLITGSTWAPRLVCFAHHAPPDVTAHRHIFQTHIQFLSGRTAMYIPNYILDTPNARADPGLIGVLDDYAERLLKQRPTPTAATLSERVRFQLLETLTGGIPTAEEIAQSLHMSVRTLHRNLQQEGATFSELLNQLRQQQATNYLTNPNISISEVAFLLGFSEISSFYRAFKRWTGTTPAEFRAVNLSSVASSHQS, encoded by the coding sequence ATGACCCAGAAGACGCAAACACCTTTTGTTACTGTGCGTGCGGTGCAGCCTGTGGTGGCGGGGCTTGATGCCCTGGGCTATGAAACAGACACGATCTTTGCAAACGTTACGATCTCTCGCGATGTTTTGGATAACGCCGATGGGGGAATTCCCCACACGGCTATGATGGCTTTTTGGCAAGAAGCCCTGGCGGTTACAGGTGATGATTACCTTGGACTGCATCTTGCCGAAGCGGCCCCCATGAAATCGTTTGGAGTACATGCCTATGCCTTGCAATCCAGCCCTACCCTGAGAGAAGCGTATCGCCGGGCATGTCGCTACCAACGCCTGATCCACGAGGCGACGGATTTAACGTTTGATGAAGGAGCGGACGAGGGCGTACTGCAGCATACCTTGCCGGATGGTCGTTCTGTACCGCGCCATCCCGCCGAATTTCTGGTTACACTTTGGGTGCGTTTCGGGCGACTGATTACCGGCAGCACGTGGGCACCCCGCCTGGTTTGTTTTGCCCACCATGCACCGCCGGATGTGACAGCGCATCGGCATATATTTCAAACGCACATCCAGTTTTTGAGCGGACGTACAGCGATGTACATTCCAAACTATATTCTGGATACACCGAATGCACGTGCCGATCCGGGCCTGATTGGCGTATTGGACGATTATGCAGAGCGATTGCTAAAACAAAGGCCCACACCAACCGCCGCTACCTTGAGCGAACGTGTTCGTTTTCAACTTCTGGAAACGCTGACAGGCGGCATCCCCACCGCCGAAGAAATCGCCCAATCGCTCCATATGAGTGTCAGAACGCTTCACCGCAACCTTCAGCAGGAAGGGGCAACGTTCAGTGAACTGTTAAACCAACTGCGCCAGCAGCAGGCAACCAACTACCTGACCAACCCCAATATTAGTATCTCCGAAGTTGCTTTTCTGCTCGGTTTCTCTGAAATCAGTTCATTCTATCGCGCCTTCAAACGGTGGACAGGTACAACACCAGCTGAATTTCGCGCAGTAAACCTCTCCTCTGTTGCTTCCTCGCACCAATCCTAA
- a CDS encoding DUF2306 domain-containing protein produces MSSSASRFLKQMGWWIFLLVCAFYASYAFYMGLVEILFQQGLVASAKPRAVPLIFIIHALAGGIALISGPLQFNRHLLSKKRKIHRILGRTYVVAIWISSIGGLWSAIFFEVDLAAKIVLGVLSILWFGSTTIAWLCILMRDIAVHREWMIRSFSLSLFFVSFSFWVPGLANTSLPEAISYPLAVFVSWSLNLLVAELWIRYTRSQSRQPSTNVHRDHALQQ; encoded by the coding sequence ATGAGCAGTAGTGCAAGTCGTTTTTTGAAGCAAATGGGGTGGTGGATTTTCTTGCTTGTTTGCGCATTTTATGCTTCTTATGCGTTTTATATGGGTCTGGTTGAAATCCTCTTTCAACAGGGGCTTGTTGCCAGCGCGAAGCCCCGCGCCGTGCCGCTCATATTTATCATCCACGCACTGGCAGGCGGCATCGCTTTAATCAGCGGGCCACTGCAATTTAACCGGCACTTATTAAGCAAAAAGCGGAAAATACATCGCATTCTTGGGCGTACTTATGTGGTGGCCATTTGGATCTCAAGTATCGGCGGCCTGTGGAGTGCCATATTTTTTGAGGTAGATCTTGCCGCAAAAATTGTCTTAGGCGTGCTCTCTATCCTTTGGTTTGGCAGCACAACGATAGCATGGTTGTGTATCCTAATGCGCGACATTGCCGTACATCGGGAATGGATGATCCGTAGTTTTTCACTATCGCTCTTCTTTGTGAGCTTTAGCTTTTGGGTACCGGGGTTAGCAAACACCAGCCTGCCGGAAGCAATCAGTTATCCACTGGCTGTATTCGTGAGCTGGAGCCTTAATTTGCTGGTAGCAGAGTTGTGGATTCGTTATACACGGTCTCAATCCAGGCAGCCGTCTACGAATGTGCATCGCGATCATGCACTGCAACAGTAA
- a CDS encoding isoprenylcysteine carboxylmethyltransferase family protein has protein sequence MNISKPEKVKERLTMNSRSVLPPTYVYLSIGAMLLLHFTVPVVKIIHQPWNLLGIIPVIVGLGLNLVGDNAFKKCKTTVKPFEESTTLITSGVFQISRNPMYLGFVLIMSGIAIFMGSLTPYAIIIVFIMLIDNVFIRVEEIMLEEKFGKSWLEYKRKVRRWI, from the coding sequence ATGAACATATCAAAACCCGAAAAAGTAAAGGAGAGGTTAACGATGAATAGCAGAAGCGTGCTACCACCAACGTACGTATACCTGTCTATAGGGGCGATGCTACTCCTTCATTTTACCGTACCTGTAGTAAAGATCATCCATCAGCCCTGGAACTTGCTGGGGATCATCCCTGTTATCGTTGGTCTAGGACTTAACCTTGTGGGAGATAACGCTTTCAAAAAGTGCAAAACAACCGTGAAGCCATTTGAAGAATCGACAACTTTGATTACAAGCGGAGTATTCCAGATTAGTAGAAACCCGATGTATCTTGGGTTTGTACTGATTATGAGTGGAATAGCGATATTTATGGGTTCATTGACACCGTATGCGATCATAATAGTTTTTATTATGCTCATAGATAATGTTTTCATAAGGGTTGAGGAGATTATGCTTGAAGAGAAATTTGGTAAATCCTGGTTGGAATACAAGCGGAAAGTCAGGCGTTGGATATAG
- a CDS encoding GAF domain-containing protein, which translates to MCELQAIQRLETLQRVALAITSQHHRQTLLPTIVEQAVALLHAKSGGIYEYRPERGVLEIVADYGRPTSMLGRSLRVGEGMAGRLISGAEPFLITDDYDHSLYRAEVFQQPRPFGAVIEVPLRWDDRPIGVLYVDDQCGRRFTAGDAATLQLLADHAAIALNNANLLAREASQRQQLEALARASSAIMDNLDGLALDERLDLIVQHACTILEAESAGIFLVQQPGTMTLAASFGHRPGGFVKHQQFVLHSRPGLGLTGYIAAQGVLFKAHGEQLRSHPARRGEPPHTPSDCCSLLAIPLRRRRGDSDELIGMLRVDNKKDSNGQAQPLVGFSEEDAWILRLFANAAVVAIEDALLVAELSEKSDYLERLIASLPNGVIAIDRQRRVTKFNRQAQRMLQYDSEQVIGRPVDLLYDDPHEPYRVGQQLHSSIDGRLADYETSIRSQHGDRIPIRLAATWLFDAQGRRIGSVGYFEDLRAARETQRRLDLLLKASNIVAEADDFAQGLAQLAEMLVTVLHSSFCRVFLLDETKQYLVTAATYPAPGDSARLDWNPGIGSRTALAEWPSLERQLDQGRPRVLRARSPRARLALREWTRRLELGYDIQSLLVIPLRARERVVGLLDLGEIRPWELAPFTPEMLHLASAIAEQSAVLIDRMRLLREAEHQRMQFAELDNAARQLRAEKEPARLYQTIVRLAIGLADGSAGGLFLNHPHIEEVELVVADDFPPNSIGRRQYHSEGLIGHVARAGHPEIAYNYTYWREHDPLLQAQGFQSLIAVPLRHAGEVEAVLFVAHATQAYHFSNATLEILERFANHASLVLRTARLITREQRAFSHLAILHQMSDHIQGAYDLDMLLHAALTTITAGYGLGFNRAAVFLLDERREVLQGTIGIGHINTSEADQAWAEHFQHGLEDFRRYRELVQHQRLPVTPVGERVRQMQLPLGAIAGDPFARVAQQQKWLIVYPDEFASLPPSFAESLQPTTPLVLVPLIARGTTIGLLIADNKFTRELITHELIDSLLAFANTTAIAIDTYQLMRDTDRARRQLQAFYEASNALVWSDDPTRVLNEIVERARQTAGARGVSLVLFDAREQVQNVYAAGSDMQIDLSPIVRPNGISIEVLRTGEPVLIEDAAAQRGRVNHTLFDRQVAAGLCLPVALKGQRMGVMWVHYDAPRAFPAGEIAAIQLYVDQAAIAYDNASQIDALRRARSAARIVAQVTTLGQLQPTLESIVAGTRSVLGCDAVSLYQFYHERNQLQQPPTTSGLRFPQLISRNDESARAAEQFVLELLDLDHMVLIEDTRSDPRFANRRFTRDEQIASCVVIPLRVGARCVGVMFINYRQQHQFTPDEVTNLEIFAYQAAVAIHNAQLYEQAQRRATTLEALYKAGRAITSMLAEPELLAHLAEQACALMASHGQPATASLIGRVYDEQLVFTAAYPSETLTQLHAEVGTMLDLRRERVGITGRAVRSATSQRVADVRAEPTYIEYLPGTRSELAVPICIRDKVVGVINLEHSAPGVFDEQHQQALELLAAQAAIAIENAQLFQDTRGLHNVTLAAASALQIDDVLRATTVSIAKEFRYESVGIHLIDEHSGSLSGPAYYAGSLPRKMNTQIDQGITGRVMRTGRSALVPDVSQDADYIVGAERTLAELCVALKLDHKVIGVINVESAQLNAFGTHDLHQIETIAQQVVARIENARLYTQLERIYTQLEQTKNTLAAHTAVAWMGIISAAWRHAIESHALTIKTEVALVRRQLDSATRPRLDARLEKISRMADQILQRPMTPPLGGEASESLGVNDFLHERLHQLGQKDQYRTVLFELETRLDPAATVRINREWLRVIVDTLVDNGIDAMRRRRTRRLRVGAAREGDMLVVTVADQGMGIAPDVQQRLFKEHIVKQTGEPGMGMGLLLAQLIAQTYGGEIAIVATGPRGTTMCIRLPAET; encoded by the coding sequence ATGTGCGAACTCCAGGCAATCCAACGCCTCGAAACACTTCAGCGTGTCGCGCTCGCAATTACCTCGCAGCACCACCGCCAGACACTGCTGCCGACGATTGTTGAGCAGGCCGTGGCGCTGCTGCACGCCAAGAGCGGCGGGATCTACGAGTACCGGCCCGAGCGCGGCGTGCTCGAGATTGTGGCCGACTACGGCCGCCCGACCTCGATGCTCGGGCGTAGCCTGCGCGTGGGCGAGGGCATGGCCGGCCGGCTGATCAGCGGCGCTGAGCCGTTCCTGATCACCGACGACTACGACCACAGCCTGTATCGTGCCGAGGTGTTTCAGCAGCCACGGCCGTTTGGTGCGGTGATCGAGGTGCCGCTACGCTGGGATGATCGGCCGATCGGTGTGCTGTATGTCGACGACCAGTGCGGGCGCCGGTTCACGGCCGGCGATGCCGCAACGCTCCAGCTGCTGGCCGATCATGCCGCGATTGCGCTCAACAATGCCAACCTGCTCGCACGCGAGGCCAGCCAGCGCCAGCAGCTCGAGGCGCTGGCCCGCGCGAGCAGCGCAATCATGGACAACCTTGACGGCCTGGCGCTCGACGAGCGGCTCGACCTGATCGTGCAGCACGCCTGCACCATCCTCGAGGCCGAGAGCGCCGGCATCTTCCTGGTGCAGCAGCCCGGCACTATGACACTCGCGGCCAGCTTCGGCCACCGGCCCGGCGGCTTCGTGAAACACCAGCAGTTCGTGCTCCACAGCCGGCCCGGCCTGGGCCTGACCGGCTATATTGCGGCACAGGGTGTGCTGTTCAAGGCCCATGGCGAGCAGCTGCGGAGCCACCCGGCCCGGCGCGGCGAGCCGCCCCACACGCCTTCCGACTGCTGCTCGCTGCTGGCCATCCCACTGCGGCGGCGGCGCGGTGATAGCGACGAGCTGATCGGCATGCTGCGCGTCGATAACAAGAAAGATAGCAATGGCCAGGCGCAGCCGCTGGTTGGCTTTAGCGAAGAAGATGCCTGGATCTTGCGGCTGTTTGCGAATGCTGCGGTGGTGGCGATCGAGGACGCGCTGCTGGTGGCCGAGCTGAGCGAAAAGAGCGACTACCTCGAGCGGCTGATCGCCAGCTTGCCCAATGGTGTGATCGCGATCGACCGCCAGCGCCGCGTGACCAAGTTCAACCGCCAGGCCCAGCGCATGCTGCAGTATGATTCCGAGCAGGTGATCGGCCGGCCGGTCGACCTACTCTACGACGACCCGCACGAGCCATACCGAGTCGGCCAGCAGCTGCACAGCTCGATCGACGGCCGCTTGGCCGATTACGAGACCAGCATTCGCAGCCAGCATGGCGACCGCATCCCGATTCGCCTGGCGGCGACCTGGCTATTCGACGCCCAGGGCCGGCGCATCGGCAGTGTCGGCTATTTCGAAGATTTGCGCGCCGCCCGCGAGACGCAGCGCCGGCTCGACCTGCTGCTGAAGGCCAGCAACATCGTGGCCGAGGCCGACGACTTCGCCCAGGGGCTGGCCCAGCTGGCCGAGATGCTGGTGACGGTGCTGCACAGCAGCTTCTGCCGCGTGTTTCTGCTGGATGAGACCAAGCAATACCTGGTGACGGCGGCGACCTACCCTGCCCCCGGCGACAGCGCCCGGTTGGATTGGAACCCTGGTATTGGCAGCCGCACCGCACTGGCCGAGTGGCCAAGCCTCGAGCGCCAGCTCGACCAGGGCCGGCCGCGGGTGCTGCGCGCGCGCAGCCCGCGTGCGCGCCTGGCCCTGCGTGAATGGACGCGCCGGCTCGAGCTGGGCTACGACATCCAGTCGCTGCTGGTGATCCCGCTGCGCGCGCGCGAGCGGGTGGTGGGCCTGCTCGACCTGGGTGAGATCCGGCCCTGGGAGCTGGCGCCCTTCACCCCAGAGATGCTGCACCTGGCCAGCGCGATCGCCGAGCAGAGCGCAGTGCTGATCGACCGCATGCGGCTGCTCCGCGAGGCCGAGCACCAGCGCATGCAGTTTGCCGAGCTCGACAATGCCGCGCGCCAGCTGCGCGCCGAGAAAGAGCCGGCGCGCCTATACCAGACGATCGTGCGCCTGGCGATCGGGCTGGCCGATGGTAGCGCTGGCGGCCTGTTCCTCAACCACCCGCATATCGAAGAAGTCGAGCTGGTGGTGGCCGACGACTTTCCGCCCAACAGTATTGGCCGGCGGCAGTATCATAGCGAAGGGCTGATCGGCCACGTGGCGCGCGCCGGGCATCCCGAGATTGCCTATAACTACACCTACTGGCGCGAGCACGACCCGCTGCTCCAAGCGCAGGGCTTCCAGTCGCTGATTGCGGTGCCGCTGCGCCATGCCGGCGAGGTCGAGGCGGTGCTGTTCGTCGCGCACGCGACGCAGGCCTACCATTTCTCGAATGCCACGCTCGAGATCCTCGAGCGCTTCGCGAATCACGCCTCGCTGGTGCTGCGCACCGCCCGGCTGATCACCCGCGAGCAGCGCGCGTTTAGCCACCTGGCGATCCTGCATCAGATGAGCGATCACATTCAGGGCGCCTATGATCTGGACATGCTGCTGCATGCGGCGCTGACTACGATCACCGCCGGCTATGGGCTGGGCTTCAATCGCGCGGCGGTATTCCTGCTCGACGAGCGACGCGAGGTGCTGCAGGGCACGATCGGCATTGGCCATATCAACACATCCGAGGCCGACCAGGCCTGGGCCGAGCATTTCCAACACGGCCTGGAAGACTTCCGGCGCTACCGCGAGCTGGTGCAGCACCAGCGCCTGCCAGTCACGCCGGTGGGCGAGCGCGTACGCCAGATGCAGTTGCCGCTCGGCGCGATTGCCGGCGACCCGTTTGCGCGCGTGGCGCAGCAGCAGAAATGGCTGATCGTCTACCCCGATGAGTTTGCGAGCCTGCCGCCCAGCTTTGCCGAGTCGCTCCAGCCGACCACGCCGCTGGTGCTGGTGCCGCTGATCGCGCGCGGCACCACGATCGGCCTGCTGATCGCCGACAACAAGTTCACCCGCGAGCTGATCACCCACGAGCTGATCGACTCGCTGCTGGCCTTTGCGAACACCACGGCGATAGCGATCGACACCTACCAGCTCATGCGCGACACCGATCGGGCGCGCCGGCAGCTGCAGGCCTTTTACGAAGCCAGCAACGCGCTGGTCTGGTCGGATGATCCGACCCGTGTGCTAAACGAGATCGTTGAGCGCGCGCGCCAGACCGCCGGGGCGCGTGGGGTCAGCCTGGTGCTGTTCGACGCGCGCGAGCAGGTGCAGAACGTGTATGCGGCCGGCAGCGACATGCAGATCGACCTGAGCCCGATTGTGCGCCCGAACGGCATCTCGATCGAGGTGCTGCGCACCGGCGAGCCGGTGCTGATCGAGGACGCGGCCGCCCAGCGTGGGCGCGTCAACCACACCCTGTTCGACCGGCAGGTTGCCGCCGGGCTGTGCCTGCCGGTGGCGCTCAAAGGCCAGCGCATGGGCGTCATGTGGGTGCATTACGATGCGCCGCGGGCCTTCCCGGCCGGCGAGATCGCCGCGATCCAGCTGTATGTCGACCAGGCCGCGATTGCCTACGACAACGCCAGCCAGATCGACGCACTGCGGCGGGCGCGCAGCGCGGCCCGGATCGTCGCGCAGGTGACCACGCTTGGCCAGCTGCAGCCCACCCTCGAGTCGATCGTCGCCGGCACGCGCAGCGTGCTTGGCTGCGACGCAGTGAGCCTGTACCAGTTCTACCACGAGCGCAACCAGCTGCAGCAGCCGCCGACCACCAGCGGCCTGCGCTTCCCCCAGCTGATCAGCCGCAACGACGAGTCGGCGCGCGCGGCCGAGCAGTTTGTGCTCGAGCTGCTTGATCTCGATCACATGGTGCTGATCGAAGATACCCGTAGCGACCCGCGCTTTGCCAACCGGCGCTTCACGCGCGACGAGCAGATCGCCTCGTGCGTGGTGATCCCGCTGCGCGTCGGCGCCAGGTGCGTCGGGGTCATGTTCATCAACTACCGCCAGCAGCACCAGTTCACGCCCGACGAAGTGACCAACCTCGAGATCTTCGCCTACCAGGCGGCCGTCGCGATTCACAATGCCCAGCTGTACGAGCAGGCACAGCGGCGCGCCACTACGCTCGAGGCGCTGTATAAAGCCGGCCGTGCGATCACCAGCATGCTGGCCGAGCCCGAGCTGCTGGCGCACCTGGCCGAACAGGCCTGCGCGCTGATGGCCAGCCACGGCCAGCCGGCGACCGCGAGCCTGATCGGGCGCGTATACGACGAGCAGCTGGTGTTTACCGCCGCATACCCGAGCGAAACTCTGACGCAGCTGCATGCCGAGGTTGGCACCATGCTCGACCTGCGCCGCGAGCGGGTTGGCATTACCGGGCGCGCGGTACGCAGCGCCACGAGCCAGCGCGTCGCCGATGTGCGCGCCGAACCAACCTACATCGAGTACCTACCCGGCACGCGCTCGGAGCTGGCGGTGCCGATCTGCATTCGCGACAAAGTCGTGGGCGTGATCAACCTTGAGCATAGCGCGCCGGGTGTGTTCGACGAGCAGCATCAGCAGGCGCTCGAGCTGCTGGCCGCGCAGGCGGCGATTGCGATCGAGAATGCCCAGCTGTTTCAGGACACGCGAGGGCTGCATAATGTCACGCTGGCGGCCGCGTCGGCGCTCCAGATCGACGATGTGCTGCGTGCCACCACCGTAAGCATCGCCAAAGAGTTCCGCTACGAGTCGGTCGGCATTCACCTGATCGACGAGCATAGCGGATCGCTGAGCGGGCCAGCCTACTACGCCGGCAGCCTGCCGCGGAAAATGAACACGCAGATCGACCAGGGCATCACCGGGCGGGTAATGCGCACCGGCCGATCGGCGCTCGTGCCCGACGTGAGCCAGGACGCCGACTACATCGTCGGCGCCGAGCGCACGCTTGCCGAGCTGTGCGTGGCGCTCAAGCTCGATCACAAGGTAATTGGCGTGATCAATGTCGAGAGCGCGCAGCTGAACGCCTTCGGCACCCACGATCTGCACCAGATCGAGACGATCGCCCAGCAGGTGGTGGCGCGCATCGAGAACGCGCGGCTGTACACCCAGCTCGAGCGGATCTACACCCAGCTTGAGCAGACCAAGAACACGCTGGCCGCCCATACGGCAGTGGCCTGGATGGGCATCATCAGCGCGGCCTGGCGGCATGCGATCGAGAGCCACGCGCTGACGATCAAAACCGAGGTGGCGCTGGTGCGCCGGCAGCTCGACAGCGCTACGCGCCCACGCCTAGACGCACGGCTCGAGAAGATTAGCCGCATGGCCGACCAGATCTTGCAGCGGCCGATGACCCCGCCACTCGGCGGCGAGGCCAGCGAGTCGCTCGGCGTAAACGACTTCCTGCACGAGCGGCTGCACCAGCTCGGGCAGAAAGACCAGTATCGCACCGTACTGTTCGAGCTAGAGACCCGGCTCGACCCGGCTGCAACCGTGCGGATCAACCGCGAGTGGCTACGCGTGATCGTTGATACGTTGGTCGATAATGGCATCGACGCGATGCGCCGCCGGCGCACCCGGCGGCTGCGGGTGGGGGCCGCACGCGAGGGCGACATGCTGGTGGTGACGGTTGCCGACCAGGGCATGGGCATTGCGCCCGACGTTCAGCAGCGCCTATTCAAAGAGCATATTGTCAAGCAGACCGGCGAGCCGGGCATGGGCATGGGGCTGCTGCTGGCTCAGCTGATCGCACAGACCTATGGCGGCGAGATCGCGATCGTCGCAACCGGGCCGCGTGGCACCACGATGTGTATTCGTCTACCGGCGGAAACCTAA
- a CDS encoding DNA-binding response regulator, with the protein MAREHDLQGLIDLHRKRLQILERQRAAYGMLTPPHILMDIELALSEIAQLEQVLAQIVPQAQPVPAPTLTLAITVAAALDLQAMIRTLAQALALAERQISIRPGVEPHQATELRIPTLAAHRLLELHHAGDYKLQAMHIDDIQLGAAPAVHAAQPGARPRQIAQEDAMTRRVLLVDNDPDYLDSIADFLELADYYVYRAVSLDRARQLLDYVWVHIAIIDIRMLDDTDAKDDSGFRLAKDEKYRAIPKIMLTRHANYDVVRRALSPSIDGRPAAVDFFNKLDGPEALLRALDQTFAQALRINEQLKIAWHPLSSFPALVNLLLPPEYDNARLLDRCAELEDLLRKLFYDSAQITIGRVLKPGAGRFMLEIYAYNQAGAERQYVVACGVEPAITAENARYKDVVPHAAGNHSTIKALDAATLRFAASAYQLNGGDLETIESFREFYQSNQPAESVATCVEQIYCETLAPWYRKGRSQRADQPLGALLREVFGLQPEQLAHDRLGVQLSVISRQMLATGLVRQIKCADSEITLTFHSGAAARLANPAANQYEQRLSARVPVQRGIIHGQLDADSILVDHQSQTWLIDFSHAGQGLLLQDFVLLEIMIKLELLDTLDIELRYQLEQRLLAATDLATPLNDPALPAEIARALIVIERIRANAAALASADLGTYEAGLLFCTLGFLTSYQPELQYVRRRLMPYAHALLHAGLLCQKLLVAPPAPADLPSQAVNGLWLDMINQVAWVEGHEVALTSQEFKILELLAQTPGQLRTRQEISDMLGAEYDMTEESRLNSAISRLRQKLEAGPRRSRYLKTIRGRGYVLVLQPDRTVQHD; encoded by the coding sequence ATGGCACGCGAGCATGATCTGCAGGGCCTGATCGACCTGCATCGCAAGCGCCTCCAGATTCTCGAGCGGCAACGGGCTGCCTATGGCATGCTCACACCGCCGCATATTCTTATGGACATTGAGCTTGCGCTGTCGGAGATCGCGCAGCTCGAGCAAGTGCTGGCCCAGATCGTGCCGCAGGCCCAGCCAGTGCCAGCGCCGACACTCACGCTTGCGATCACGGTTGCGGCGGCGCTCGATCTGCAGGCGATGATCCGCACCCTGGCCCAGGCGCTGGCGCTGGCCGAGCGCCAGATCAGCATACGGCCAGGCGTAGAACCACACCAGGCCACCGAGCTGCGCATCCCAACCCTCGCCGCACATCGCCTGCTTGAGCTGCATCACGCGGGAGACTACAAGCTGCAGGCGATGCATATCGACGATATTCAGCTGGGCGCGGCACCAGCAGTCCATGCCGCACAGCCAGGTGCCCGCCCGCGCCAGATCGCACAAGAGGACGCCATGACACGCAGAGTGCTGCTGGTCGACAACGACCCCGACTACCTTGACTCGATCGCCGATTTTCTAGAGCTGGCCGACTATTACGTCTACCGCGCAGTGTCGCTTGATCGCGCCCGCCAGCTGCTCGATTATGTCTGGGTGCATATCGCAATCATCGACATCCGCATGCTCGACGACACCGATGCCAAGGACGACAGCGGCTTCAGGTTGGCCAAAGACGAGAAGTACCGCGCCATCCCCAAGATCATGCTCACGCGCCACGCGAACTACGATGTGGTGCGGCGCGCGCTCAGCCCATCGATCGACGGCCGGCCGGCTGCGGTCGATTTCTTCAATAAACTCGATGGCCCAGAGGCATTGCTGCGCGCGCTTGATCAGACGTTTGCGCAGGCATTGCGGATCAACGAGCAGCTGAAGATCGCCTGGCACCCACTATCATCATTCCCGGCGCTGGTCAACCTGCTGCTGCCGCCCGAGTACGATAACGCGCGCCTGCTTGATCGCTGCGCCGAGCTGGAAGATCTGCTGCGCAAGCTGTTCTACGACAGCGCCCAGATCACGATCGGGCGCGTGCTCAAGCCCGGCGCGGGCCGCTTCATGCTCGAAATCTACGCCTATAACCAGGCCGGCGCCGAGCGCCAGTATGTGGTCGCCTGCGGTGTCGAGCCGGCAATCACCGCCGAGAACGCGCGCTACAAAGACGTGGTGCCGCACGCGGCCGGCAACCACAGCACGATCAAGGCGCTCGACGCGGCCACCCTGCGCTTCGCGGCCAGCGCCTATCAGCTGAACGGCGGCGATCTCGAAACGATCGAGAGCTTTCGCGAATTCTACCAGAGCAACCAGCCGGCCGAGTCGGTGGCTACGTGCGTCGAGCAGATCTATTGCGAAACGCTGGCGCCCTGGTATCGTAAGGGGCGCAGCCAGCGCGCCGACCAGCCGCTTGGGGCGCTGCTCCGCGAGGTGTTTGGCCTGCAGCCCGAGCAGCTCGCGCACGATAGGCTGGGCGTGCAGCTTAGCGTTATCAGCCGGCAGATGCTGGCGACCGGGCTGGTGCGCCAGATTAAGTGCGCCGATAGTGAGATCACGCTAACATTTCACAGCGGCGCCGCCGCCCGGCTGGCCAACCCCGCTGCCAACCAGTACGAGCAGCGCCTCAGCGCGCGCGTGCCGGTGCAGCGCGGCATTATCCACGGCCAGCTCGACGCTGATTCGATCCTGGTCGATCACCAGAGCCAGACCTGGCTGATCGACTTTAGCCACGCGGGCCAGGGTCTGCTGCTCCAAGATTTCGTGCTGCTCGAGATCATGATCAAGCTCGAGCTGCTCGACACGCTCGACATCGAGCTGCGCTACCAGCTCGAGCAGCGCCTGCTGGCGGCCACCGATCTTGCCACGCCGCTCAACGACCCGGCGCTACCGGCCGAGATCGCGCGTGCGCTGATCGTGATTGAGCGCATCCGCGCGAACGCCGCCGCGCTGGCGAGCGCAGATCTAGGCACCTACGAGGCCGGGCTGCTGTTCTGCACGCTGGGTTTCCTCACAAGCTATCAGCCCGAGCTGCAATACGTGCGGCGCCGGCTGATGCCATACGCCCACGCGCTGCTGCATGCTGGCCTGCTGTGCCAGAAGCTGCTGGTGGCCCCGCCTGCGCCGGCCGATCTGCCCAGCCAGGCCGTAAACGGGCTGTGGCTCGACATGATCAACCAGGTTGCCTGGGTCGAAGGCCACGAGGTTGCGCTGACCTCCCAAGAATTCAAGATCCTCGAGCTGCTGGCACAGACCCCCGGCCAGCTGCGGACGCGCCAGGAGATTTCGGATATGCTGGGCGCCGAGTACGACATGACCGAAGAGAGCCGCCTGAACAGCGCGATCAGCCGCCTGAGGCAGAAGCTCGAGGCCGGCCCGCGCCGCTCGCGCTACCTCAAGACCATCCGCGGCCGCGGCTATGTGCTGGTACTCCAGCCCGATCGAACCGTGCAACACGATTGA
- a CDS encoding PH domain-containing protein: MAAIARPYSHDMTFRPFQPWLWLNCTALTICSLAALALAVLARDRRWLLLVAPATLQVLVLIAQYHAHAITISGASLICRRGILRTRATTVPIVRLSYEIRHTLLGRLLDYGTVRIVTPSGPIEVRRIASIRMLQAIIAERQTDLYAMPGAWRQ, translated from the coding sequence ATGGCAGCAATTGCGCGGCCCTACTCGCACGATATGACGTTCCGGCCATTCCAGCCGTGGCTCTGGCTCAACTGCACTGCGCTGACGATCTGTAGCCTGGCCGCGCTGGCGCTGGCAGTGCTGGCGCGCGATCGGCGCTGGCTGCTACTCGTGGCCCCGGCCACGCTGCAGGTGCTGGTGCTGATCGCCCAGTATCACGCGCACGCGATCACGATCAGCGGCGCGAGCCTGATCTGCCGGCGCGGCATCTTGCGTACACGTGCGACGACTGTGCCGATCGTGCGCCTGAGCTACGAGATCCGGCATACGCTGCTGGGGCGGCTGCTCGACTACGGCACGGTGCGGATCGTCACGCCGAGCGGGCCGATCGAAGTGCGCAGAATCGCCTCGATCCGCATGCTTCAGGCGATCATCGCTGAGCGCCAGACCGATCTCTACGCTATGCCGGGCGCCTGGCGCCAGTAG